CGTTCGGCGTCGGGATTTTCGGTGCATTTTGACGAACACGAACTTCGTGGACGGCGCTGTGAGGGAAGGACGGGACGGGTGGCATGCGAATCGGCAGGATTGCGAACTGGTCGCTTGATGTGTCGTTCGCAGCCATGCTGGAGGGTGGTGAGACTTTCCTCGCACAATCGGCAATTATTCGCTAGGAGAGGAAATTCGAAGCAGCTTTGGGTTTAGATATGGGTGATTTTCTCCCAGGAATTTCTCATGTCCTGCTTGGAAGAAAAAATTGGCCCCACCTTTATCGATACCGGGTGCTAATATTACTGCTTACACTGTATGAATTCGATATCGAAGTCTGCGACAAAGCAGGCGAGCGTAATCGAGAAATCAAAATAACCAACGGCCGTTTGAAAATAGAGGTTTTAAAAAATTATTTGATTTCAAAATGCGTGTATATGCCGGGCTGCTGATGGCGGTTTGCAAGCATCTGCTGTCGTATGACACCACATCGTGCAAGTTGTGCTCGCCTAGTCGCGTAATTGTCGCGTGTAATGGCCAGCCCAAATGTTGATGTTTAGTCGCGAAAGGTAATATTATCTTGAAATTGCTAAACGATACGTAGACAAAACTTTCTACAGGCTGTGTTTACCTAGAATCGAGCACATGAAGGGTGCGTGTGTCACGGGTTCGTTTCTGtgctcaccagaccacattTAGTTTGGTATGTCAGCTTCCGGAAACGAaatcaaccatcaacaagtGCGAAATGCATGAATATTGTGAATAATCCAAATATACATGAGCAAACCTTTTTGTGCGTGAGTTAAAAATTCATCCTTTACCATATTTGTCAAAAAAACTAGCCAATTTGCTGCTCCCATTAGCTCCCAGCTATCCGACACTGAAGCACCTAAAGGCCACCCACAAAACTCTCCACAGTCTGAGGCACGCTTTTTGACGTCAGCCTCGTAAGTAAGCTCACACAAGCTCAACCCGCCGCCTCTGGCAGCTCCAAACATCACGAGCAACACCGACGTGATAGGATTCGCTACCAGTGCCTGTTCGCCATGAAGCCGATTATCGCGATACCGGCAACTCTAGCCCTCATCTTTCGGGCCTGGAGCAGGAACTCTCTGACGCCCGCAGGCATCTTCGCCGCAACACTGACAGCCATCGCGCACGCCTACCATCCTTGGAATCTGCCATTCGCCTTGCTCGCTGTATTCTTCCTGGCGGGGACTCGGGTGACACATGTACGGACAGGATGGCCCAAGATTTTAAGGGTACAAAATGCTAACATGATGCACAGATCAAGGAAAATGTCAAGGCCACGTTGACTATGCACTCGAAGGGGAGCTCAGGCGGCGAAGGGCCACGAACACACGTCCAAGGTATGCTGATGGTGTCTAGGAAATAAATAACTAGACAACTAACGAACGGTATACAGTTTTTGCAAATTCGCTAATGGCCTCGATACTCACGGTCGCCCACGGATATCAACTACGATCAAGAGTCGCTGCATATGCCGATCCCAATAGCCCCAACCCAGAGGGTAGCTTGTGCTACTCTTGGGGTGGTGACCTCTTGGTCGTGGGTATCATCGCCAACTATGCGGCAATCGCCGCCGACACTTTCAGTTCCGAGCTGGGAATTCTATCCAAGAGCCAGCCACGATTGATAACCTCTCTGACGCTAAGAAAGGTACCTCCAGGAACGAACGGAGGTGTCACACTACTTGGACTGGCAGCCGGCTTGTTCGGCTCGATGGTCATAGTAGCCACTACAATGGTGTTCTTGCCTGCATGTACGTCTGACACTGCGCCAACACTCGGAGGCGGTGCACCATGGACCCTGTTTCAGCGACGCATCTTCATGGGTGGTCTCGTCCTCTGGGGTACTCTGGGTAGCGTTGTGGACAGCTTCCTCGGAGGCATGTTTCAACGATCCGTCAAGGATGTGCGATCTGGTAAGATTGTCGAGGGCGAGGGCGGAAACCGCGTGCTAGTATCTGCGCCAAGCAGTAGAGCATCACAACGTGCCGCATCAAAGGTCACCGTGGATGGTGGAGCCGATAAGCAGGACGGTTCGGCAGtcgacgaccaagacgaggatgagaaCAGGTACAACCCCAAGAATAAGCatcgcaagccaagcttcGGTGACCAACGGCCGTCGAGGGTGATCGAGAGCGGATGGGACCTCTTGGATAACAACGACGTCAACTTTCTTATGGCAACCACCATGAGCGTGGGCGCAATGGGCGTGGCCAGTTGGTATTGGGGAGTACCTCTGGAGTCGGTATGGAAGCTTTGAGATTGGGGAGCCTTAGAAGCTACATGTCCTAGAAGTCACTTTTACATACAGCATGTTTCTGCAGCCAGCCTGTTCATCCAGAAGACTCATGGAAGCATATTGTGGGATATCTAGATGTAGTACATGGCATGTGCAAGCGTTTGGCAGTGGTGGTCAGGTACTTTGGGAAATCTGGCATCGCGTAGGAAAGGGGATCTGGGGATCTGGGGAATCGGGTGCCTGGAAATGTAGCCTCACCTCACATGGTGTTGGGATGGGTTCCGATAATCGGAAGGACGACTGATAAGACCAAATACCAACTACTACACCAGACCTTTTTACCCGCTGCCTGCCAATCTGTTCAGCCCATTTTGTCAGATCCCTTGGTCGTCAAAAATTTAGACAGACACCCCCAAGGTCTGGTACAACCATGCGTGTCGAGATGCGCAGAAACTCAGCAGCTACCTGCTCAAGTTTGTTCCCGACAGCCCGGGCCGAGATAATTCTCACCTGTGGTATTTGGGTCCATGCAGAGGCAAAGATTGCCGAGTTTGGCAGTCAAGCACATGTTGACAATCACTCATACGGCTGACTACCGGAAATAAAGTGAACAAATCACGTCACAGGTAAACTAGACTATCAATTTGCCGCCTTAGGGGGTCTGTCCCCAGCACTCCGCAAATTGTCGCATGTTGCTGTCGAGATCCCTCGGTCCGGGATCGGGAAACTCGAAGCGAAGATTGGGGAAAGGGGGTAGAACAGACTAGGAAAAAATGGAGTATCGTGTAtgaagccatcatcgtcctGTAGGATTGCTTGTGATTACAGCGCCGTCGAGATTGGTAAAGGATGGATTTGCCAATTGATGTGTCTGGAAATCGGAAACTGTCATTGTGTGTTGTAATAGGGACAGGATAAATGGATGGGCTCAAGCTAGCATTATCTGGGGTGGGCAAAGAAAGGGTCCATCCTGAAGGAGGGGTGTGGTCGACGACGTGGTTCTTGCGGGGGTGCGCGTGAAGTTGACCGTGTAGATCGGAATGCTCAAGATGAATGCAACGACAAGTGCACTTCCGTCGCGGATGGTCGGTGCAATTTGCCAACGGGTTGGAATCaatttttcttttccttgggcGTGGCTCAACTTTTGGAGGCCGGTAACTACATATTGGTGTGCCTGTCAAATTGCAGCCTGTCATTTGTCGCAATGTCTTTGTTTCGAGTGATTTATGTTATATGCCGCAAGGGGCGGTCAATCGGACTCTTCATGCcgagacaagacaagacaagagCTGTCACCAAGTAAAAGTCTATTCCTGGTCTTGCTGGATGCTGCGCAACATATGTTGCAGCATAGGAACTGTACATGAAGGTATCGGATTGAAATGCAGGGTAGCACCTTCCATGAGACAGCATGAGAATCTCGCTTCTTGAGTCATCACCAAAAAGCAATAGATATTCTGAAACAATTGATCGAGGCAACGGACAGAATTATTACAGTGCAGAATTTTACTGTGCATCAAGTACAATGCAGTACACGACCACATTCAAGGGCTGAGGATATTCAATTTCCCAGGAACATGCATTCACAACCCGCGATGCTCCGAGGAGACCCGTTTCGGACCAACGCTATGTTTGAGCGACTTCGGGAATTCTACTCAGAGCCTTTTTTGAAGGCGCCAAAATCGAAAGGGAAATAGAATACCACACAAAACCTTGTGAAGAAATGTTCCCAAAACTGAAAGTGTATGCGGGTCGTGGAGATGATGTGCTCTTCAGCCAATCAGCTGCCGACGATAAGCTGTCGAGTTTAAGTTGGGGCGAAAAAACAGGGACTTGGCTGGGGTTCTGTGGCGTGGACCATGGAGCCCTGCCTTTGGGGCCAAAGGACGGGATGGAAACCCCGAAAAGAATAGGCATGGGCATGATTCGTCCGACAGGCCGGGCTGAGAAGATTAGATGTGCATGATCATGCTTTCAAGGTGAAGGATATTATTAGAGAAGGAGCGATTTTTGTCGCGGTTGAAAGGGGTAGCTGGAAATGCGAAGCCAGAAGGGCATTCTGCTCCTGGTGCCAAATTGAGGGACATTGCCATCTGACAAgccaaaaacaagaaaaaaaggtAGCTCCGGAAGTGTCAGCAACAGGCAATTAAACCCAAATATGACCAGACTGATGACCAACATGCCCTGCTGGAATGCACATATGTAGTCTCGAGTATCTTCTCTCACATGTCGAAGCACGAATGACATGTGCGGGAGTTGAGAGTCAAAACGGTCGTGTGCCATTTGATTCTGAGACAAGAcggtctggtgtcttggcCCGCCCCGGATCGAAACTGTCTTTGAGTCCCCCGGCTTTTGCTGGCCGGGTTGGGGACTTGTGGCCGGAGATGGGCCAAGGTTATTGACGCAGGACGGGCGTTAACGCAAGGTAAATGGAACCTTCTCTGCGCGTCAGGAATCATCCTGCCTCGGGGACACGGTACACACGGGTACTTGAAtacattgaagtctggtacCGTGGCGAAGTGTACCTCAGTTGAAAGTATCGTAAGCCAGCTAGGCGCTGAGACTCTCACCGTTGAAATTTTACCATCATGCCGTTCGGTATAAGCAGCTGATGCTCAAAAGAGCTCAAACGGTTTCGAGGCGGCCGAAATGGCATTGACTGAGAGATTGAACGGTGAGACCGCGTCACGATGCCCAGCCTCCAGGAGCAGCCAAGATTAGACACAGTTGACCTGTGCTTGCAGCCTGCGAGGCAAGCCGGACGTTGAATGACCAGACGGTTCTTGGGTGAGGCACTGCAAACACGGGGTGCTGGAGCTTCTAGAGGGGCCTCTGGGGCTCTTGACTGCTTTGTCTCGTGTTATGGGACCCTCGGCGCCCGTATTTTGAAGCAAAAATAGCATGTGGTGACGACTAAAACGGAGAACACAGCCTCAACTCAAAGGGCACTGGGTCAGCATTGAAGTGTGACACAACAGCGAACCAAGCAGGCTCCCTCAGGAGTCGGAACCGTCAGCCGCCCACCGCCACAATTCAGTTCTGAGCAAGCCGCCTGTTCACCTGGCCAACACCTGGCATGAACTTGACATGCATTCCTCCAGCTGGCAACTGCTGGCTCGCTGGTACCTGGAAATCGGCCGCCCAGCAGATGACACTTCAACAATGCTCTGGAGAGCAAGTCCAGACGAGGCCCATCGATGATCGTCCTCATTCAAACACCTGCACGGAAATTGCATCAAATTACGACAATAAGTGGCTCTTGCGGTGTCGCAAGTGAGGTCATCCCTAACATTACCTAGGTATTCAAAGACCATGACGATGCGATGGAGTGTTGCATTTGGACCAATTCGGAAAACCGGTTTGCAGGGACATCCTTCATTGATGTCAGTGTCGTCAGTGAGGCAAACCAAGCGGGTCGTGAGCACCAGGTGTTTCCAATGTTGGGCATGTCAAGGTGATGATCGGCCATTCTACGCTGTAGGGGGGTGGGAGTTTTGCTCCGTCGTGAACTCGATCGCAAACCCCCACGATCAAGGACCTTTTCTTTGGACAAGCTTGCATTTAGCAGGAGTTGACGGACGATTCTCCGTGAAGTAACCAAGAATtccttcaacatggccagaGCATTGCATTCAATATTGTCATAATGTAGCACATTcagtcatcaccacctcTTGGCAACCAAGAAATTTTTAAACCAGGTCGTCAGAAAAGCCACCCCGCCATTTTGTCAGGCTgggacagaccagactggagagATAAGAAAAAGCATGTGCCTGAATGGAGTACCAGCCGCCCTCGTCGCACGACATGCGCCTTTGTCGATGCATGGAGACACTCATCAAGGGAAACCCTGCAGCCAGCCTTGAAGAGCCCAGCAtttggtccagtctggtgctggcaaTTCTGAGGCTTGCATCACGGACACACACCAAACTGATTCTCACCGCACCCAATGGTTACCATTGAATCCTTGACGATGCATGCTGTATGTAAGTTGAAATTGTAACATGATTTTATTTTGttactgtacagtacagtacagtacagtacagtaccaTAATACCTGTTATATTGGGGAGGTGCATTTGTGCAGAATGACTTGCTCTTTCCTTGTTTATTCGTCCAATTGTCCCgcttttttgttgtcttCCAGAACAAGCTGCATCAAGAGCCGTCTGGACCCTTCCtttggtttcaatgttcccgcTGGCCGCCTCTACCCGTGAATGTCCTCTATAAACCTATCTAAGGTTATGGGCCAAGCTGGGGCCAGCAACCTCCGGACCCAAAAGATAGGGAAGAATAGGGCAAATCCTAGCAATTTCTTAGCAAATAGTACCGTGGAAGGGCGTGTAGGTGTGTCATGAAATTGTTGATGGAGCGGCAGCCCAATTGCGAGTCATAGGATCGGATGCGGAACCGTCATTGTGACTGTTACCCGGGCTTGGCTTCACGATGCAAGGCAGACGATTACGTTTATGGTATCAACATTGCAAGTCGTGTCAAAATTCAATATGACATTTTTGGTGCAATATCAAATTGTAATAGGGTCAGCATCACTGGTCAGCGACAATCCTGCTGACCACTTGATATCGCCCGATAACCAGACGCGCTTCTTCCCCAGACTATCCCATATGTTCTGGTCGCTTCGTCGCATCTAGTGGCCGAAGCCGCAGGCCAGCACAGACAGCTAAATTTTTTCagttcttcttttcgtccAGGTCCTCACGTACCGACATTTACAGCGGTGCGCAGAGGGGCCAGGGCTGACCGATTGCAGTTGAGCACGCAGGAGGTGAGAcgaagaaaaagaacaagCCCTGTCGAACGCGCAGAGTACTGTACCATCAGCTCAGGTACCGCGGGTACTTGGATTCCAGACGTCTCCTGCGCGACACTGCTGGTCTCGTCGCCGTCTCCGAGGGCGTGTGTTCCAGCCGTGGGGCCTCCTAAATGTTGCCAAAACCAATGACATGATTCAATGTGGTGGAATCTTTGGGGCTCTTTGGGGCGCGCTCACTCATCGCCCATTCACAGCCCGGCTCCGGAACCAGCGAGTAAGCCACCACGACTTTGTATTTTCCTTATCTATACCTTTTTGCAAGTCACTCTCCGTTGCGAGGTTGCGAGCCCCCCGCGACTTTGTCCAGCCCACTTGGGAGGGGAGGGGTGGGGATaagaggctggctggctgccttCAAGTTACTTCTGGTTGATGGGTTTCCCGCGATACGGACGCTCGCGGTCTCTTGTTTCTCACTCGTTCGTTCGTTGCGCCTGGATACATAAAACCCTCGCCGCCCCAGGTCTCGAGATTTCAGGAACAACCGTTTGAAAGAAATTCATCCACATTTATTTGTGATTGCATTTTCCTGCAGCTAGCTTCACTTTATACCCAGCTGCATTTTTGCCCTTTACATACAAAGACAAACCTGTCTTTCAGTTTTTCAGTTTtaccacacatcacacacaaCACCGCAGTCATGGTGAGTCCCGCGTCCAAGTGCTGCTGCGCTGTCACCCACCCAATGGGAGCGCACCCAGACACCCTGCATGCAGGGACGACAATCGACTCAAAATCACAAATTGCTAACAAATTGCCTGCTATTAGACGTCAACACGAGAAATCTTTTCCTCCCGAACGGAGACTGTACGAGCCGATTTTGCCCAAACTTCACAATCGATGCCATGTTGCTGACCGATTTTCCTGCAGCTCAACAAATACCTGAAGCTCGACCAGAAGGGCTCCATTATGGCCGAATACGTCTGGGTCGATGCCAACGGCGATACTCGATCAAAATCAAGGGTGAGTCGCGCATCTCCAGGAACCCCCCCAAGTCAATGACACGCATTGTTCTGTCGCCTCCCTTATCTCTGGCCAACCCCTGCCCGCCATTTTGACCGCACACGACACATCTGCCATGTGGCTGCCAAGTCCCGACTTGTTCCGTCCGATTTTTGGATCCTGTCTTTATCTGGGCGCGGCGTGGAATCCCGCGAGTGCGAGTGGCTGTTTCCGGGGCGCACAAGACCTGCCCAAGGCAATTTGTGACCTGAGCCACAATTGGCGGTGGGGCGAAGCAGCCAATTGCCTGCGCCCCAGCCTCGCCCAGAATAGGAAGACCACCCCGCATCATTCAACGCCGAAGTTGCCCCACTGGTTCCGGCCAGGCGGGCCAATCATCGCGCGGATGTCGGCAACCTCTCGGTCTCGTGGCGGATCCAATGACGGCACCAGCGACCAAATTGGTGACAATGCGGCCTTGCATTTGGCAAACAAAGGCGTTTGTGTGCGGTGCATGACGTAGCGCATTGCGTTGATCTGACTTGTTcgagttgaagaaattcaaAGACGAGACACTAACGGTTATTGTTCTTGCAGACTCTTCCCGAGAAGGACTACAAGCCTGAAGATCTCCCCGTTTGGAACTTCGACGGCTCCTCTACCGAGCAGGCTCCCGGCGATAACTCTGACGTCTACCTGCGTCCTTGTGCCATCTACCCCGATCCCTTCCGTGGCTCTCCCAACATCATCGTTCTTGCTGAGTGCTGGAACGCCGATGGCACTCCCAACAAGTTCAACTTCCGCCATGAGTGCAACAAGGTGATGGAGGCTTATGCCGACCACGAGCCCTGGTTCGGTCTCGAGCAGGAGTACACTCTGCTCGACCACGACGACAAGCCTTTCGGCTGGCCCACCGGTGGTTACCCTGCTCCGTATGTTACTTCGACTTTTCCCAGATGTATTTGGGTTCATATTCACTAACACCTTCACAGTCAGGGTCCTTACTACTGCGGTGTTGGCAGTGGCAAGGTCGTTATGCGTGACATTGTCGACTCCCACTACAAGGCTTGCTTGTACGCTGGAATCCACATCTCTGGTACCAATGCTGAGGTCATGTAAGTTTGCGACACCTTTTCCCCTTGCTGGTTTCGGCTACTAACATGCTGTGCAGGATGTCTCAGTGGGAATACCAGGTTGGACCTtgcgttggcattggcagTAAGTTTAACCCTCGCGATCTCGTCAATTTTTCTTCACACCGCGACCCTTCGACCGCATTGGGGATCCTGCCATTCTTGGACGGAGACCCTTGTGGGGCGAGTGGGTATTGACCCACCTTTCTCAATTTGCCCCACTTCTTCCGTGCACACACATGCTAACAACACCAAAGTGGGCGATGAACTCTGGATTTCACGATTTATCCTCGCCCGCGTCGCAGAAGACTTCGGCATCAAGGTTTCTTTCCATCCGAAGCCCATGCGCGGCGAGTGGAATGGGGCCGGGCTTCATTCCAATTTCAGCACAAAAGAAATGCGCGTGGAGGGCGGCATGAAGCACATCGAAGATGCgctcaagaagctcgagcCTCACCACGTCGAGTGTATTAAGGAGTACGGTGAAGACAACGACCAGCGTCTTACCGGACGTCACGAGACCGGCTCCATTGACCAGTTCACATATGGAGTTGCTAACCGTGGCTGCTCTATCCGTATCCCTCGCGAGACTGCTGCCAAGGGCTACGGTTACTTTGAGGATCGCCGACCTGCTTCCAACGCTGATCCTTACCGTGTCACCAAGATTCTCATGACTTCGATATTTGGCAAGGTGTAGAGAGACTTGTGGTACTTGAATAGACTAGCATTAATGGTTTTGGTTTCATTGCCATGGCGTTTTGGGTGGGATAAACTTCATAAAGAAGACTAGGTAGCAAATGATGTTATAGCTAATACAACTGAACAATTTGTCAAACATTTAATCATTCCTCTTGTTACAGTGCATCTAAGTAGTTGCACACTTGCTCAATGACCGGACCTTTTCGACGGATAGGCTTAATTGTGTGTTGTGATGTACAATGCTTGGGCGTTGCTGCCTCGGTACGTACAGATGAGATGGATAGCAAGGCTTCCGAGTCTGATCGAAATGCGTAGATGTCACAAAAAGACCCATGATTGTGCAACAGACGAACCAAGGCGTTGACACCGGATCGACCTGGCGAAGCCCAAAAGTTGAAATGTACCACACTTAAGACCGGTGTCAACGCCTTGGTTCGTCTGTTGCACAATCATGGGTCTTTTTGTCACATCTACGCATTTCGATCAGACTCGGAACCCTTGCTATCCATCTCATCTGTACGTACCGAGGATGTATTGGCTTTGGATACTCCTCCATTTGCATGTACCATGCCCACGGGTGCATGATATTTGCAAAAGGAGTACGAGAGGTGCCGACAGCAGGTTTAGCGGAAACGATTCTAACACTACTTTAACATCCTAGCAGATAATCAATTTCTATTGCTTTCAATCCTTCATAGGACGCAAGCGGTTCAGGTATAAAACCTGAATCGCAATTCGCGTTCTGCAGCACTTACACGGAGACTGTGGTGTGGTGTCCTGATTATAGACTCGCTGGGTTTTGTAGCAGAACATGACGTCCTCAAGCTGCGAGCTTGAGGACGTCATCGGGCATCATACTACCTCAATTTCAGTGACGCTGAATTAAGTAGTCTTGGGGTCTTACAGGTTTCTCATCTTTGCCCAATACCATGCCATCGATAGTACAGCCTCTGACGCCACCTGCAGTagcacaacatcatcccCTCTCTGTCACAGCTAGATATTCTAGTATACAAAAGTCTTGCTAGGACGATATGACCGCAcatgatggaaatgatgtATATGACCTAAGCACGAATTCGAACCAAATAGTCCAATGGTCCGCCCCACGCGAGCCAATATGCGAAAAGTAAGCTTTGCATCCTTCAGTTGCAAGGTTTATGTTGACTCTTGAAACTCCATGAACACCCCTTCATTTTGGTTTCCCAGCTAGCAGTCATCATTTTAGTACAGAGCTCCGCACTTGTGAACTAAGGAAGATCAATCTTTCGCGGCATGGTTACCCTTCCAAAGGCGCTTGGAATTAATTGAATAACATGCTTCTCATCCCAAATTTgagcttggtgttggttctGCAAACAATGGATACTGAGGCTAATTGCTGACAGGAATCCCTGCTGACAGCTCATGCCACTACTCACATGCCACATACAGACTACAATTATTTGAAGGAGCGGAACCGAGGCCCTTTGCGAGATTTAACGCATTAATATGTAGATATCTATATATATTCGTGCGGCTCACACAAAGATTGGAGAAAAGTTGCAAACTAATCTATATCAGACCGGTTGTGGGCGAGTACAGTTACATTGAGGTCTTCCAGGCTTTATTGCCTTCAAAGTGTACAACCGACACACCTGCGACTGACTCAAGATATCACGATGAGTTTTCACAAACTTCTTGCCGCGCTTGCCTTGGCGACagcagccaaggcaacaCCAGCCGAGCGTCGCGACATAGACAACACCCAACCAGTCGGAACAAACCCCATCAATGCCTTTGACGTAAAGTTCCTTGGCAACCAGGTCGCGGACAATAGCTGCACCCACAGAGACCTCGGTTTTGCAGGAAAGATCAAAGATAAATGGTACGCCATATATGGTGATAACCTGTGGTGTGCTCCGGGAGTAACCGATCCGACCAAAGACACTCCCGGTTTTCACGGCATGGTTCGAGACTCGGTCTCTGCTCTCGGCAATAATCCCCTCGTTGTGCATGATCTGAATCTTAACAATGACTCTCCAGTCAAACACCCAAATCAGTTTGTTCCATTTAATTCAAATTGGGGAGAGAGCAACACCGTAGGATTTGGCGGGACTAGTCTCGTAGAGACGGACTATAACTCGGCCACTGCGGCGCTGTACTACCTTATTGTAAGCTCATATCCACCCAGGAGGCCCAGAACAGACAGTGGCTAACAATCCCACCAGAATAAGAATGAAGACTACAGCCATGCCGGTATTGCAAAGGTACAGGTCACAAATGGTGCTCCCAAGGTCGTCCAACGCCTCGGTAGCcaaggatggtggtgggatACCTCAAAAACAGCCAAATTTGGAGATGTTGCCGCCTACCGCGACACCAACAGCGAATACATCTACATCCTTGGCAACCCACCCAAGACCGTCACAACTTGGCCGGGCAATCAGTATGTATATCAGGCACGTGTCAAGGCCAGCGAAGCATTCGACCTCAGCAAGTATCAATACTGGTGGGGAAGACAACAAGGCTGGAAGAGCAATCTCTTGACAACGCTTACACCCGAAACTGCGGTGATGTGGGGTGTTGGACAGGGCCAGATTGTCTATAGCAACTTTTTCAAGGCGTACATCTACGTTCATCTGAGTAAGTTCCACTGTGCCATTTGTAACCACACATGTGAAACTAACTGTCCCAATAGGCGGTTCTACAGTAGCCCTGCGAACAGCGCCGAAGCCAGAGGGTCCATGGACTGCTGACAAGGAGATTTACAAGGCAACTCCTATCGATGGCGGCCTTGTCTATGCGGGAGTTGCCTACCCCTATCTGGACACCACCGGAAAGACGTTAACCATTGCTTTTACGAACAATAACCACATTCAGGTTATCAAGGTTACATTTAAGTGAGGCGATAGAGGTGAGGATGGTATAGGCAATTGATGGGCAGGTTCGATCACCACTTTGTTCCTAATTATGTTGTTGCTCCAGCATGACCTGCAGTGAATACACTGCTCCTATAGCCAAGTTGTAATAGAATGAGTTTACACAATAGTATAAGGAGTCCCGCCGTTGGGGTTAG
The genomic region above belongs to Pochonia chlamydosporia 170 chromosome 2, whole genome shotgun sequence and contains:
- a CDS encoding glutamine synthetase (similar to Chaetomium globosum CBS 148.51 XP_001222085.1) codes for the protein MTSTREIFSSRTETLNKYLKLDQKGSIMAEYVWVDANGDTRSKSRTLPEKDYKPEDLPVWNFDGSSTEQAPGDNSDVYLRPCAIYPDPFRGSPNIIVLAECWNADGTPNKFNFRHECNKVMEAYADHEPWFGLEQEYTLLDHDDKPFGWPTGGYPAPQGPYYCGVGSGKVVMRDIVDSHYKACLYAGIHISGTNAEVMMSQWEYQVGPCVGIGMGDELWISRFILARVAEDFGIKVSFHPKPMRGEWNGAGLHSNFSTKEMRVEGGMKHIEDALKKLEPHHVECIKEYGEDNDQRLTGRHETGSIDQFTYGVANRGCSIRIPRETAAKGYGYFEDRRPASNADPYRVTKILMTSIFGKV